In a single window of the Pelagibacterium sp. 26DY04 genome:
- a CDS encoding substrate-binding periplasmic protein yields the protein MSLMNFRTAALALISCLLAGTSFAQSVEVVPRELYQERMRQEGNKLVFCVNPQGVLAEFERDLAQAIGQSLLADVEYYEIGENDWPTRPLPYDYRLVLTEQQMFIMLAQECDGFLGFLLSPSNPAWLSVTRPYLSARTVLATRDEPAALTDLPHGETIGVRMMASGDNRLIQYLAAQPEDQSWNRTPYPDNQLLLERLADGTVAAAMIWEYGLFGATGGDPAAAGYSYTYDLPFPVDPIEIGIATRTEDSYLNGLLSDAIAALEADGTIDDLLRQNGLTDSAGG from the coding sequence GTGAGCCTTATGAATTTCCGCACCGCGGCCCTCGCCCTGATATCGTGCCTTCTGGCCGGAACGAGCTTTGCGCAATCGGTCGAAGTCGTCCCGCGCGAACTCTACCAGGAGCGCATGCGCCAGGAAGGCAACAAGCTGGTCTTTTGCGTCAATCCCCAAGGGGTTCTCGCCGAATTCGAGCGCGACCTCGCCCAAGCGATCGGCCAAAGCCTTCTGGCCGATGTGGAATATTACGAGATCGGCGAGAACGATTGGCCGACCCGTCCGCTGCCCTATGATTACCGCCTGGTTCTGACCGAGCAGCAGATGTTCATCATGCTGGCGCAGGAATGCGACGGCTTTTTAGGTTTCCTGCTGTCCCCCAGCAATCCGGCCTGGCTAAGCGTGACCCGGCCCTATCTCAGCGCCCGCACCGTGCTCGCCACGCGCGACGAACCGGCCGCCTTGACCGATCTGCCGCACGGGGAAACCATCGGTGTGCGCATGATGGCGTCGGGCGACAACCGCCTGATCCAGTATCTTGCGGCCCAGCCCGAAGACCAGAGTTGGAACCGCACGCCGTATCCGGACAACCAATTGCTGCTCGAGCGCCTCGCCGACGGAACCGTCGCGGCAGCCATGATCTGGGAATACGGCCTGTTCGGCGCAACCGGCGGCGACCCCGCCGCTGCCGGATACTCTTATACCTACGATTTGCCCTTTCCCGTCGACCCGATCGAAATCGGCATTGCGACGCGGACTGAAGACTCCTATCTCAACGGCCTGCTTTCCGATGCCATAGCGGCACTGGAAGCGGACGGAACAATAGACGATCTTCTACGCCAGAACGGGCTGACCGACAGCGCTGGAGGATAG
- a CDS encoding VWA domain-containing protein, which translates to MIGFAAPLFAVLALTAGFIWFLHSRREYRHVVPSLMLWRQLQTHAGLKPRARLIPPITLPLLLQLLAVALLTVALTQPFWGNRSVPDHLIVVLDTSAAMGARDGEATVFDTARENLIANFGTSYRLAPRRLSVVLAGPQPAYAAARWAWRDGLLAEALSEIAPTDGASDWRETARLVSRLSRQGETTEVLVAGSSTLPESFTDSLPGITVSQRVFSGAGEDAGLSGQLSLTDPENNLWTLEGEATIRDERESLVVTVQYAADITRTPLDWTTIELEREDEGQTIAFSQELELPGPGIVTALIENDATPRDNRLRFVADAAPRMLDVLYLGEGEQPLLRALNAIDGVRIFQDTQLSEAANDFGLVVLDGVDVGELPETNVIVIDTSGEELADPDPDFWDTAHPVSRDMDWSTLRIPSARGLEVGSGETTLLAADGTALIVASATPTGRTLRLGFDPSASNWPETTGFPVFVSNLIDWMGQAPGSPAPASCTVGLPCPIDARLFGQPIVNLELPRSDAGRVPEGEFVPSQAGLFRVGQGALTRLIAVNPAPLSLPSDTAVVENAPALPQGLALWLVGAALAVLVVEGIITAQRKHWLPRLSVLRLVSLVLLAAAIFNLPLPWLDNRTDLVVVVPEGGDPAGSGNNGPGAPALAMLAAGPGIEILADLGEGAPTGADVLRVTHTADALDLAAAMIGPGREGHIVLAGDTARDPRLDRRFAGRGIAVDYLQAPNPAENELYVDRLDMPEQVLSGEAVPLTALIHSHGDQTVGMEIMAGGQAVASQDIELAAGPNRIEAILPEAGTGGDLIEVRLAGNDAFPQNDAIGQILSTAPVRPIAIVSPDRAHGEAFAALLADQGLETELFEPSRAPYYLKDWLRFGGIVLLNTPALSLTTLQQELIQTSVAQYGTGLVILGGPNSFGPGGYFGTALETLSPLSSRVPQDAPEVVMVFVLDRSGSMQQPVGEGNRLDIAKTATVAATELLNPQSQVGIIAFDAEARTLLPLTRLADAPGAVQEALEGFDPGGGTSIYPGLVEALDMMRGLDAPAKHLVVMTDGLSQPGDFPGIVGQLTAEGITVSAVAIGQGADTNVARTIAELGGGSAHITSDFAALPSILSQEAMLLASPIEEGATQPVWQDRSASFLSAFPEQLPILSGFVGTTAKPDAELVATASNADGEDMPIMAHWRYGNGMVLALSTDATGPWSEAWQRLPQYGALWSDILSQFQPTTPRPGLTLSAQGDGDYLGLRVTALDEDGAPLTGQSLIATVTAPGAETGEPMALTETIPGQYEGRRVLDATGRYEVTVEQGEEAEPIETAYYHSYSPRYDFSRTGGAAALAAATGGQAIAPNEIESLGAGLVLGARHQWPIWALGAFALFLLDLTLRYRGFSARRKAGSGPTEPDALRQGGPI; encoded by the coding sequence ATGATCGGTTTTGCGGCTCCTCTTTTCGCGGTGCTGGCGCTGACGGCCGGCTTTATCTGGTTCCTGCACAGCCGACGCGAATATCGCCATGTCGTCCCCAGCCTCATGTTGTGGCGGCAATTGCAGACCCATGCGGGCCTCAAACCCAGGGCGCGGTTGATCCCACCCATCACCCTGCCCTTGCTGCTTCAGCTCTTGGCCGTGGCACTGCTGACGGTGGCTCTGACCCAGCCCTTTTGGGGCAACCGCTCCGTTCCCGACCATCTGATCGTCGTCCTCGACACCAGTGCCGCTATGGGCGCCCGCGACGGCGAGGCGACAGTGTTCGATACGGCGCGCGAAAACCTCATAGCCAATTTCGGCACCAGTTACCGCCTGGCGCCGCGACGGCTTTCAGTGGTCCTTGCCGGCCCGCAACCGGCCTATGCCGCCGCGCGCTGGGCCTGGCGCGATGGACTGCTGGCAGAGGCGCTTTCCGAAATTGCGCCGACCGACGGCGCCAGCGACTGGCGTGAGACGGCGCGGCTGGTTTCCCGCCTTTCCCGGCAAGGTGAAACCACCGAAGTGCTCGTTGCGGGCAGCTCAACCCTGCCCGAAAGCTTTACCGATTCCCTGCCCGGCATCACCGTCAGCCAGCGGGTGTTTTCCGGTGCGGGCGAGGATGCGGGGCTATCGGGGCAATTGTCGCTGACCGATCCGGAAAACAATCTCTGGACGCTTGAGGGCGAAGCCACCATTCGCGACGAGCGGGAAAGCCTCGTCGTCACGGTGCAATATGCCGCCGACATCACTCGCACGCCTCTCGATTGGACGACGATCGAACTCGAGCGCGAGGACGAGGGGCAAACCATCGCGTTTTCTCAAGAGCTGGAGCTGCCCGGCCCCGGCATCGTCACCGCGCTGATCGAAAACGATGCCACCCCGCGCGACAACCGCCTGCGCTTTGTCGCCGACGCCGCGCCCCGCATGCTCGACGTGCTTTACCTTGGGGAAGGCGAGCAGCCTCTTCTCAGGGCACTCAATGCGATCGATGGCGTACGTATTTTCCAGGACACCCAGCTCAGCGAGGCAGCGAACGATTTCGGCCTTGTGGTGCTCGATGGCGTGGATGTCGGCGAACTGCCGGAAACAAATGTCATCGTAATTGACACGTCGGGCGAAGAGCTTGCCGACCCCGATCCCGATTTCTGGGACACCGCGCACCCCGTTTCGCGCGACATGGACTGGTCGACGCTGCGCATTCCTTCAGCCCGGGGGCTGGAAGTCGGATCCGGTGAAACCACGCTTCTCGCGGCGGACGGTACGGCGCTGATCGTGGCGAGCGCCACGCCGACCGGACGCACACTGCGGCTCGGCTTTGATCCCAGCGCCAGCAACTGGCCCGAAACCACCGGTTTTCCCGTCTTTGTTTCCAACCTGATCGACTGGATGGGCCAGGCTCCAGGATCGCCTGCCCCCGCCAGTTGCACTGTTGGTTTGCCCTGCCCTATCGATGCGCGCCTGTTCGGCCAACCAATCGTCAATCTCGAGCTGCCGCGCTCCGATGCCGGAAGGGTGCCCGAAGGCGAGTTCGTCCCTTCCCAAGCCGGCCTGTTCCGCGTTGGCCAAGGCGCACTGACCCGCCTGATTGCCGTCAATCCCGCCCCGCTTTCCCTTCCCTCCGATACCGCAGTGGTCGAGAACGCCCCCGCGCTGCCGCAAGGCTTGGCGCTATGGCTGGTGGGCGCCGCGCTCGCGGTCCTTGTCGTGGAAGGGATTATCACCGCGCAGCGCAAGCACTGGCTGCCGCGCCTCTCGGTGCTGCGCCTCGTCAGCCTCGTGCTATTGGCCGCCGCGATTTTCAACCTGCCATTGCCTTGGCTCGATAACCGGACGGACCTCGTGGTCGTCGTGCCCGAAGGTGGCGATCCTGCCGGCTCGGGCAATAATGGACCCGGCGCGCCGGCGCTGGCCATGCTGGCGGCAGGGCCAGGGATTGAGATTCTCGCCGATCTTGGCGAGGGTGCCCCCACCGGTGCCGATGTGCTGCGTGTCACCCACACCGCCGATGCTCTCGATCTGGCGGCGGCGATGATCGGCCCCGGCCGCGAGGGCCACATCGTTCTGGCCGGCGACACGGCGCGCGATCCTAGGCTGGATCGGCGCTTTGCCGGGCGCGGCATCGCTGTCGACTACCTTCAGGCGCCCAATCCCGCCGAAAATGAGCTCTATGTCGACCGCCTCGACATGCCCGAGCAGGTGCTTTCGGGCGAGGCCGTGCCGCTGACCGCGCTCATCCACAGCCACGGGGACCAGACGGTCGGCATGGAAATCATGGCCGGTGGGCAAGCCGTCGCCAGCCAGGATATCGAACTGGCGGCAGGACCGAACCGCATCGAGGCGATCCTGCCCGAAGCGGGCACCGGCGGCGACCTCATCGAAGTGCGATTGGCCGGCAATGACGCCTTCCCGCAAAACGATGCGATCGGCCAGATCCTCTCCACCGCCCCCGTGCGCCCCATCGCCATCGTTTCGCCCGACCGCGCCCATGGGGAGGCGTTCGCCGCGCTTCTTGCCGACCAGGGATTGGAAACCGAACTGTTCGAGCCCAGCCGTGCCCCCTATTATCTCAAGGATTGGCTGAGGTTTGGCGGCATCGTTCTCCTCAATACCCCCGCCCTTTCGCTGACCACGCTGCAGCAGGAATTGATCCAAACCAGCGTCGCGCAATATGGCACGGGGCTGGTGATTCTGGGCGGGCCCAACAGCTTTGGTCCCGGCGGTTATTTCGGCACCGCGCTGGAAACCCTCTCCCCGCTCTCGAGCCGCGTTCCCCAGGACGCGCCCGAAGTGGTGATGGTGTTCGTGCTCGACAGGTCCGGGTCGATGCAACAGCCGGTGGGCGAGGGCAACCGCCTCGACATCGCCAAGACCGCCACCGTCGCGGCCACCGAATTGCTCAACCCGCAAAGCCAGGTGGGGATAATCGCCTTTGATGCCGAGGCGCGCACGCTTTTGCCCCTTACCCGACTGGCCGATGCGCCCGGTGCGGTGCAAGAGGCGCTTGAAGGTTTCGACCCCGGCGGCGGCACCTCGATCTATCCCGGCCTCGTCGAAGCGCTCGACATGATGCGTGGGCTCGATGCCCCCGCCAAGCACCTGGTGGTGATGACGGACGGGCTCAGCCAGCCCGGCGATTTCCCGGGCATAGTCGGTCAACTCACCGCCGAAGGGATCACCGTCTCGGCGGTGGCCATCGGCCAGGGTGCCGACACCAATGTGGCACGCACCATTGCCGAATTGGGCGGCGGTTCGGCCCACATCACCAGCGATTTCGCCGCGCTTCCCTCGATCCTTTCCCAGGAGGCTATGCTATTGGCCTCCCCCATCGAGGAAGGGGCGACCCAGCCGGTCTGGCAGGACCGCAGCGCGAGCTTTCTTTCCGCCTTTCCCGAACAATTGCCGATCCTTTCCGGCTTTGTGGGCACCACCGCCAAGCCGGATGCCGAGCTTGTCGCCACCGCATCCAATGCCGATGGCGAGGACATGCCCATCATGGCCCATTGGCGCTACGGCAACGGCATGGTTCTGGCCCTTTCCACCGATGCGACCGGTCCCTGGTCGGAGGCTTGGCAGCGCCTGCCCCAATATGGCGCGCTCTGGAGCGATATATTGAGCCAGTTCCAGCCGACCACGCCCCGCCCGGGCCTAACGCTTTCGGCACAGGGCGATGGCGACTATCTCGGCCTGCGCGTCACCGCCCTGGATGAGGATGGCGCGCCGCTGACCGGCCAGAGCTTAATCGCCACCGTCACCGCGCCCGGCGCCGAGACGGGCGAACCCATGGCGCTGACCGAGACCATTCCCGGTCAATATGAGGGTCGCCGCGTACTCGACGCCACCGGGCGCTACGAAGTGACGGTCGAGCAGGGGGAAGAGGCCGAGCCGATCGAAACGGCCTACTATCATTCCTATAGTCCGCGCTATGATTTCTCGCGCACCGGCGGTGCCGCCGCGCTTGCAGCCGCAACAGGAGGCCAGGCGATCGCGCCTAATGAGATCGAGAGCCTGGGAGCCGGACTGGTGCTGGGCGCCCGGCACCAATGGCCAATATGGGCTCTTGGCGCCTTTGCATTATTCTTGCTTGACCTGACCCTCCGCTACCGCGGATTTTCGGCCCGCCGCAAGGCCGGGTCCGGCCCAACCGAACCTGATGCCTTGCGCCAAGGAGGACCTATCTGA
- a CDS encoding MoxR family ATPase has protein sequence MTAASPQTQAGVAQLNALRDALTRTRASIATTVIGQETVVDLMLIALMAGGHVLLEGPPGVGKTLMVRSLAKAAGLSFSRVQFTPDLMPADITGASVLVPNAEGRTQLEFRKGPIFAQLLLADEINRATPRTQSALLEAMQEGTISAGGTTMDLPRPFFVLATQNPIEMEGTYTLPEAQIDRFLFRIDVPYPSEDVLTGILTATTGTEFGELTQAMTGEDIIALQGHVRSVPIATPMQQAIARFCLATQPKGDAADRDVARYIRFGVSPRGARSLVVAGKAHAFMAGRNHVSVADLRAVMLPVMRHRVQVNFEGRAANIEVDKLLLRLFDQTLDKL, from the coding sequence ATGACCGCAGCCTCACCCCAGACCCAGGCCGGCGTTGCGCAATTAAATGCCCTGCGCGATGCGCTGACCCGCACGCGCGCCAGCATCGCCACCACGGTGATCGGGCAGGAAACCGTGGTCGATCTGATGCTGATCGCGCTGATGGCCGGCGGCCACGTCCTGCTCGAAGGCCCCCCCGGCGTGGGCAAGACGCTGATGGTGCGCTCACTCGCCAAGGCTGCCGGGCTCTCTTTTTCGCGCGTGCAGTTTACCCCCGACCTCATGCCCGCCGACATCACCGGCGCGTCCGTGCTCGTGCCCAATGCGGAGGGGCGTACCCAGCTCGAATTCCGCAAGGGTCCGATCTTCGCCCAGCTCCTTTTGGCCGACGAGATCAACCGCGCGACCCCGCGCACCCAGTCCGCACTCCTTGAAGCCATGCAGGAAGGCACCATTTCGGCCGGCGGAACGACTATGGACCTGCCAAGGCCCTTCTTCGTTCTGGCCACTCAGAACCCCATCGAAATGGAGGGCACCTATACGCTGCCCGAAGCCCAGATCGACCGGTTCCTGTTCCGCATCGACGTGCCCTACCCTTCAGAGGACGTGCTCACCGGCATTCTGACGGCGACCACCGGCACCGAATTCGGCGAGTTGACCCAGGCCATGACCGGCGAGGATATCATCGCGCTCCAGGGCCATGTGCGCTCGGTCCCCATCGCCACCCCCATGCAGCAGGCGATTGCCCGCTTCTGCCTTGCCACCCAACCGAAAGGCGACGCCGCCGACAGGGACGTCGCCCGCTACATCCGCTTCGGCGTCAGCCCGCGCGGCGCGCGATCGCTGGTGGTTGCCGGCAAGGCGCATGCCTTCATGGCCGGGCGCAACCATGTGTCGGTGGCCGATCTGCGCGCCGTGATGCTGCCGGTGATGCGCCACCGCGTCCAGGTCAATTTCGAAGGGCGCGCGGCCAATATCGAAGTCGATAAACTGCTGCTGCGGCTGTTCGACCAGACCCTGGACAAGCTCTGA
- a CDS encoding DUF58 domain-containing protein → MRPPAALLEQLTTSRLLPAHAQPSIGTGERRSRRKGPGMEFVDHRPYRAGDDTRHLDPHLFARTGDYVVREYALNQQLPVTIVIDPSASMGASEPSKFTQARLIAQLLGFAALAGGDQVQAAVPTPLGNRLSPRWHGAARADLMFDWIGKLPAGKGEDFLESLRTLHQDLAPRGLVIAISDWWHEAIGPVLDTLFAAGQEVLAIQVLGASEIDPQDMLTGVVTMEDSESSEEIELVVDRTLLDRYRELFAQRQEELRAMFNAKHWHFVTVSAQDDLDQLFMRTFRAQGVLS, encoded by the coding sequence ATGCGACCACCAGCCGCCCTGCTCGAACAATTGACCACTTCGCGTCTGCTGCCCGCCCATGCTCAGCCCTCCATCGGCACGGGCGAGCGGCGGTCGCGGCGCAAGGGGCCGGGCATGGAATTCGTCGACCACCGCCCCTACCGGGCGGGCGACGACACGCGGCACCTCGATCCGCATCTTTTCGCGCGCACCGGCGATTATGTGGTGCGCGAATACGCGCTCAACCAGCAACTGCCGGTAACCATCGTCATCGACCCTTCAGCCTCGATGGGCGCGAGCGAGCCGAGCAAATTCACCCAGGCCCGGCTGATCGCTCAGCTTCTGGGCTTTGCGGCGCTGGCCGGGGGCGATCAGGTGCAGGCCGCCGTGCCGACTCCCTTAGGCAACAGGCTCTCTCCCCGCTGGCATGGCGCGGCCCGCGCCGATCTGATGTTTGACTGGATCGGCAAGCTCCCGGCCGGCAAGGGCGAGGATTTTCTCGAAAGCCTCCGCACGCTGCACCAGGATCTGGCCCCGCGCGGGCTGGTGATCGCCATTTCCGATTGGTGGCACGAGGCGATCGGGCCGGTGCTCGATACGCTATTTGCCGCCGGCCAGGAAGTGCTGGCCATTCAGGTTCTTGGTGCCAGCGAAATCGACCCGCAAGACATGCTCACCGGGGTGGTGACCATGGAGGATTCCGAAAGCAGCGAAGAAATCGAACTAGTTGTCGACCGCACGCTGCTCGACCGTTACCGTGAGCTGTTCGCGCAGCGCCAAGAGGAGTTGCGCGCGATGTTTAACGCCAAGCACTGGCATTTCGTCACCGTTTCTGCACAAGACGATCTCGACCAGTTATTCATGCGCACTTTCCGCGCGCAGGGAGTTCTTTCATGA
- a CDS encoding ABC transporter ATP-binding protein, giving the protein MSAAPDMAAPSPAILVEGISKRFGRVLALDDVSLDVPQGDIFALLGPNGAGKSTLIDILCTISRPDSGRAEVAGIDVVRHPLRARRNLGVVFQETTLDTRLSVRENLDFHGLVYQMSRADRRRRMDEMLELVELSDWREAVVRTLSSGMRRRLEIARALMHQPRILFLDEPTVGLDAQSRARIWSYLDTLRKTSNLTIVVTTHYIDEVENCDSICVIDHGKILARGTPDSLKAEYGTSLLRVTPRTPEAHAALKERYPGAVEGAEGQLLVKLEAASSADALLAEFGTQLRQVTVDQPSLESVFLVLTGRDLREAPPAPAKKGRRG; this is encoded by the coding sequence ATGAGCGCCGCCCCAGATATGGCCGCCCCCTCGCCCGCCATCCTCGTTGAAGGAATATCCAAGCGCTTCGGGCGCGTCCTGGCGCTCGACGATGTTTCCCTCGATGTGCCGCAAGGCGACATCTTCGCCCTGCTCGGCCCCAATGGCGCCGGCAAATCCACGCTCATCGACATCTTGTGCACCATCAGCAGGCCCGATAGCGGCCGGGCCGAGGTGGCCGGCATCGACGTGGTGCGCCATCCGCTGCGCGCCCGGCGCAATCTGGGCGTGGTGTTCCAGGAAACCACGCTCGATACGCGGCTGTCGGTGCGGGAAAATCTCGATTTTCATGGGCTGGTCTATCAGATGAGCCGCGCCGACCGCCGCCGCCGCATGGATGAGATGCTCGAACTGGTCGAGCTCTCCGATTGGCGCGAGGCGGTGGTGCGCACCCTCTCCTCGGGCATGCGGCGGCGGCTGGAGATCGCCCGCGCCCTGATGCACCAGCCGCGTATCCTGTTCCTGGACGAGCCCACCGTCGGGCTGGACGCCCAATCGCGCGCCCGCATCTGGAGCTATCTCGATACGCTGCGCAAGACCAGCAACCTCACCATCGTGGTCACCACCCACTATATCGACGAGGTCGAAAACTGCGATTCGATCTGCGTCATCGACCACGGCAAGATTCTCGCCCGCGGCACGCCTGACAGCCTCAAGGCCGAATACGGCACCAGCCTGTTGCGCGTCACCCCGCGCACGCCGGAGGCTCATGCCGCCCTCAAGGAGCGCTATCCCGGCGCGGTCGAGGGCGCCGAGGGGCAGTTGCTCGTCAAGCTCGAAGCCGCCAGCAGCGCCGATGCGCTTCTGGCCGAGTTCGGCACCCAATTGCGCCAGGTGACAGTCGACCAGCCATCGCTCGAAAGCGTATTCCTGGTCCTGACCGGCCGCGACCTGCGCGAGGCCCCGCCCGCCCCCGCCAAAAAAGGACGACGCGGATGA
- a CDS encoding ABC transporter permease gives MSQVQTQVRPTRRAEGEPGAWTVTVSRLGFLCALIVLWWIASINVSRNIIPTPLATLEAAGRLLSDGELQEAVLASISIYLSGYAVAILVAIPLGVVMGAFGLLGRTLEIYVYALSATPRVAFIPLVIVLLGLGSEAKIFIVFLGAVMPILINTYAGVRQSDPELVEMARSVGAGRLRIFTRIVLPGAVPYIIVGLRIGATIGLINTVVAELYTAVRGLGGLLAIYGNTFRMAEYFVVVLSLAAIGVVVTEGLRIAEQRLGRWRR, from the coding sequence ATGAGCCAGGTCCAGACCCAGGTGAGGCCGACGCGACGCGCCGAGGGCGAACCGGGCGCCTGGACGGTAACCGTCTCGCGCCTGGGGTTTCTTTGCGCCTTGATCGTGCTCTGGTGGATCGCCTCCATCAATGTCTCGCGCAACATCATCCCCACGCCCCTTGCAACGCTGGAAGCGGCCGGCCGGCTGCTTTCGGACGGGGAGCTGCAGGAGGCGGTGCTCGCCTCGATCTCGATCTACCTTTCGGGCTACGCCGTCGCCATTCTCGTTGCCATTCCGCTCGGGGTGGTGATGGGTGCCTTCGGTCTTTTGGGCCGCACGCTGGAAATCTATGTCTATGCGCTTTCGGCCACCCCGCGCGTCGCCTTCATTCCGCTGGTGATCGTCCTTTTGGGATTGGGCTCGGAAGCCAAGATCTTCATCGTGTTTCTGGGCGCCGTGATGCCCATTCTGATCAACACCTATGCCGGCGTACGCCAATCGGACCCCGAACTTGTCGAAATGGCACGCTCGGTCGGAGCGGGCCGGCTGCGGATCTTTACCCGCATCGTGCTGCCGGGCGCCGTTCCCTATATCATCGTGGGCCTGCGCATCGGAGCGACCATCGGGTTGATCAACACCGTTGTCGCCGAGCTTTATACCGCCGTAAGAGGCCTTGGAGGCCTGCTTGCGATATATGGCAATACGTTCCGGATGGCGGAATATTTCGTCGTCGTTCTATCACTGGCAGCCATCGGTGTTGTGGTCACCGAAGGCCTGCGCATTGCCGAGCAGCGGTTGGGCCGCTGGCGGCGCTGA
- a CDS encoding ABC transporter substrate-binding protein — MTTRKFTAALVAGLSTLALMSGSALAQSSEPFRLILTHLEPPLVPNSVMDLAAELGYFEEEGVDVELIRVQQTPSAVAALQSGEGEMANIGVDALLQVIHSGATDFRAVTSPNKSLPFLIASKDDIATPEDLAGRSFGVGRVGSLDHSLSDMVLSSLGVSLEDSEVVTLGQPNVRGQALAAGQIDATTMSIGVWSEMPDTTGLHVLVDQEAYYEGAPVVNKVNAVPGNVLEERPDDVAAVIRALTRISRDFAENPQLWVDAMAEVRPDVDVAVLEMLAESFAGSWSVNGGMSAQELAFTSEWLYGTEDFANFEPLPLEAWVDFGPVDAVLAELGTDESMDPADR, encoded by the coding sequence ATGACCACCAGAAAGTTCACGGCAGCTTTGGTCGCCGGCCTGTCGACCCTGGCCCTGATGAGCGGATCGGCACTGGCGCAGTCCAGCGAGCCCTTCCGCCTCATCCTTACCCATCTCGAGCCGCCGCTCGTCCCCAATTCGGTGATGGATCTGGCCGCCGAGCTTGGCTATTTCGAAGAGGAGGGCGTCGATGTGGAGCTGATCCGCGTGCAGCAGACTCCTTCCGCCGTCGCCGCCCTGCAATCGGGTGAAGGCGAGATGGCCAATATCGGCGTCGATGCCCTGCTTCAGGTCATCCATAGCGGCGCGACGGACTTCCGCGCCGTCACCTCGCCCAACAAATCCCTGCCCTTCCTCATCGCTTCGAAAGACGATATCGCCACGCCGGAGGATCTGGCGGGGCGCAGCTTCGGCGTCGGCCGTGTCGGCAGCCTCGATCACTCACTGAGCGACATGGTGCTTTCGAGCCTTGGCGTTTCGCTCGAGGATTCCGAGGTGGTGACCTTGGGCCAGCCCAATGTCCGCGGCCAGGCGCTCGCTGCCGGGCAGATCGATGCGACCACCATGTCGATCGGCGTCTGGAGCGAAATGCCCGACACCACCGGCCTGCACGTTCTCGTCGACCAGGAGGCCTATTACGAAGGCGCGCCTGTCGTGAACAAGGTCAATGCCGTGCCCGGCAACGTGCTCGAGGAACGCCCAGATGACGTGGCCGCGGTGATCCGCGCCCTCACGCGGATTTCGCGTGACTTTGCCGAAAACCCCCAGCTCTGGGTGGACGCCATGGCCGAAGTGCGCCCGGATGTCGATGTGGCCGTCCTCGAAATGCTGGCGGAATCGTTTGCCGGGAGCTGGAGCGTCAATGGCGGCATGAGCGCCCAGGAACTCGCCTTCACCAGCGAATGGCTCTATGGCACCGAGGATTTCGCCAATTTCGAGCCGCTGCCGCTCGAAGCCTGGGTCGATTTCGGTCCCGTGGACGCCGTGCTTGCCGAGTTGGGCACCGACGAGAGCATGGACCCGGCCGATAGATGA
- a CDS encoding ABC transporter ATP-binding protein: MNVVRFPEGDRSKPMGAEPKVLLTFNNVEKRFVRPDGSVSVAADGVSLAIEEHKFVAVIGPSGCGKTTLLRLANGLIEPDAGEVTIEGRAPVPGPDMGFVFQAFRLIPWASVQGNVEFALESLPLSRAERAERARAYLDLVGLSRSANSYPAQLSGGMKQRVALARALAGEPRVLLMDEPFASLDAQTRELMQSELLAIWRRRMPTVMFVTHSVDEALVLADTIVVMGAGKILEQIEVDLPRPRNSAQMRGDARFIELRNYLWARIRELVLSDPASEFFGRNLNE, encoded by the coding sequence ATGAACGTAGTCCGCTTTCCCGAAGGCGATCGATCAAAGCCAATGGGTGCCGAACCGAAAGTGCTTTTGACCTTCAACAATGTCGAAAAGCGCTTCGTGCGCCCTGACGGCTCGGTCAGCGTTGCTGCCGATGGCGTGTCGCTCGCTATCGAGGAGCATAAATTCGTGGCCGTGATCGGCCCTTCGGGATGCGGCAAGACCACTCTCTTGCGCCTTGCCAACGGCCTTATCGAGCCCGACGCGGGCGAAGTGACCATCGAGGGCCGGGCCCCTGTGCCCGGCCCCGATATGGGTTTCGTGTTCCAGGCTTTCCGGCTGATCCCCTGGGCCAGCGTCCAGGGCAATGTCGAGTTCGCCCTCGAAAGCCTGCCCCTCTCCAGGGCCGAGCGGGCCGAACGGGCGCGGGCCTATCTCGACCTCGTGGGCCTCTCGCGCTCGGCCAACTCCTATCCGGCCCAGCTTTCGGGCGGCATGAAGCAGCGTGTCGCCTTGGCCCGGGCCCTGGCGGGTGAGCCGCGTGTGCTCCTTATGGACGAGCCCTTCGCCAGCCTCGACGCCCAGACGCGCGAATTGATGCAGTCCGAGCTTCTGGCCATCTGGCGGCGGCGGATGCCCACTGTGATGTTCGTCACCCACAGCGTCGATGAGGCGCTGGTCCTCGCCGACACCATCGTCGTCATGGGCGCGGGCAAGATTCTCGAGCAGATCGAAGTCGATCTCCCCCGCCCGCGGAATTCGGCGCAGATGCGGGGCGACGCCCGGTTCATCGAGCTTCGCAACTATCTCTGGGCCCGCATCCGCGAGCTGGTCCTGTCCGATCCGGCCTCGGAATTCTTCGGCCGCAATCTGAACGAATAG